The stretch of DNA ATGTataaagcattaaatgtagttaaaaaataaaataaattgcacagtttagatgtacacgacgagacgaatcttttgagcctaattagtgcatgattagccataagtgctacagtaacccacctGTGCTAATGATGCAGTCAAaaacctcaaaagattcgtctcgcagtttccaagcgagttctaaaattagttttttaattagtgcccaAAAATCTcttccgacatctggtcaaacatttAATGTGACTTTGTACCAAAAATTTTGATCAAAACAcccggcggcgacgactgggcgagcggcggcgccatttgtCACATCTTTGCCCAGCccttcgccggcgacgagcatccACCAGGTATCcccgccccttctctttccATCTGCTGTGCGAGACGGAGCTCCCCGAACCCTAACAAAACTAAGTTCGATTTCCTTTGCAAAAATTATGGGGTGTGGCCTGAGCCTCCTGCCCCCGCGTCGCTCCCGAGGGCGACTAGGGGACGATAGgctgagcgccgccggccctccccCCAAACCCCTGttccggccgccgtcgccgcggcccggcctgccggccggcggtggcggcggcccgcggcggagccGAAGCCGGCTCTGCGCGCgcactcccctcctcctcctcctcctcgaccctTCCCTTCGCCCTTGGATCCAAGGTCGCCGGTCGTCTTCCCCGTCACCGGAGATGGTCGCTTGTCGCCGGATCCGTCCTCCTCTCGGCTGGATCTGACTCGCCTTTGGCCGGATGCGTGGCGGAGGCAGGGCCTGTCGACATGGCTCGGGGCTGCCGTGAGCTGCCGCTCCTCTGATGTCCCCCCAGCTGTCGTGTGCCTTGTTGTGCTTGTTGCGGCACTTGCGGCGCCTCTGCTTTCGCTCCGCACTGTTTCGTCCCGCTGGATCGTCGATGTGTGCTCGTCGTTCGGTCGCCGGTTATGCTCAACACGGAGATGGGCGACTGGGTCATAGGCGACGGCCTTGTGCCTGGCTTCGGCTGGTGCCAACAGTGGCAACACTCTCGGTGCTGTTTACCTTTTGGCGGCGTTGGCGACACTCGGTGCCGTTTGCCTCGTTGGAGGCGTTGTTGCGATCCGGACCCTTCCTTCCGGAAGGCGTCATCTTGAGGAACTTTCCATGCTGTTGTTGTTGTCGACGCGCACTTGGTGCATTTCGACAGTCTGCTATGCTTTGATTGCAGGGCTGTTGCTGCTGATTATCTCTGGTGCTTCTGGATTAGTGTGGTCGTTTGgtgcttcttttctttgttttctagtCTTGTGTTGTTGGCTGGATCTCCCATGCTTTATGTGTCACAATGCCACTATCTCTGTGGTCGACTGTAACTCCGCACTTCGGGGTCGGGGGCTCTCGAGTTGCGTCGCTGTAACTCCCTTTCTCTTAATGAAGTACGTGTGCTCAGACatgttcgcaaaaaaaaaaaaatcaggtgtACATGTGTACACCCAAGTCCTATGCTAGGTCCGCCCCTGCTTCAAAGTCTAGGTGCAGCTGTACATCTCTCTGGTTACTGCTTTgctaaaaaaaaatctctctgGTTACTGCTTCTGATGCCTATCTCTTAGCGTTTATGGTTTTTTTTACATATTTGATCTGCTTTGCTAAGGTCCAGGCAATCTGATTATGCCTTGCTTCTTGTCCTTTCCACTTAGCTTCAAGCAGAAGACACCACTTCTTCAAGATGCCAAGGGCCACGGGTGATGCAAAGCTTCTGATCCAGTCCCTGAACAAGGCATATGCTGCCACACCAACAAATCTTAAGGTCGCCCCATTTGACCTCCACTGTCACCTGCGGTTCTTGTTCCTGACCTTTTTAACTCATTGTGCTGATATATCTGCAGATTATCGACCTGTATGTGATTTGTGCACTCGCTACTGCCATGATTCAGGTAAATTTTAACATTTCTGTCTTTGCTGTTAATATCTAGTTCAGACAGATCTGGAACCTCAAAATGGAAGCTCAAAAATTTACCTCAAACAATTACTAGTGCATACCCTAGTATCTAGAGATGTTTCCTGATACAGATTTTCACATCTAGATAGCACAATAATAAATTCTAAGTGTTCCGGATTTTCACTATCTAAGTGCAGCTTCTGGAGATGTTTGAAAAATTTAACTGATCAACTTATTGTGTATGCTATCTTATATCTAGAGATGTTTCCTGCTATGGATTTTCACTAAACTTAATATAGAAATTGTTGAAAATCTGGCACAAAATTTGTTAATATGCTGCTTTACTAAAGGATGATGCTGTGTAATTTCTTAGATTACAACAATCTATCAAGTTGTAAATTTTTGCTCTACCTATCTGCTGGCCAGCAGATTGTGTTGGTGTAGTGTAGCACTGTacttgtccctggaacttttgcataCTGTGTGTTTCTCATCTTTTTTATTCTTTAGATGAAATTGTTAGCTGTTATTTTTCTTAATCTAGAATTTATTGTCCTCAACCAAAGTTCTTAGGTTGAGTACAAGTTTTTTTATGCGCTTGTTTTACCAGCTGTAACATTGTTATTCAGTTTGCAACTCTTCTCTTCATTCGTTTTGCAACATAGCTGGCCATTGCCCCTGGCATGCTAATACAAATGCCTTCATAGACTTACCATCATGCTGTTTTGTGTGGCTAAAACAGGTTGCGTACATGGGATTGGTTGGGTCATTCCCCTTCAACTCCTTCCTCTCAGGTGTTCTTTCATGCATAGGAAGTGCAGTACTTGCTGGTAGCAACTTATCCCTTGTCAGTTAGTTCTGGTTATCCTTTACCTTTTGTTGCATAGTAGATGACCTCCACCTTTTGTTATTTTTCAGTTTGCCTCCGCATTCAAGTGAACAAAGACAACAAGGAATTTAAGGTAATACTTGTTTCATCTCCATTTGCTAGGATAATTTTACtttaataaatataaatatggcATAATTCtgtttgccaaaaaaatttCCCGCAGGATCTTCCCCCAGAAAGGGCCTTTGCTGACTTTGTTCTGTGCAACCTGGTGCTCCACCTGGTGATCATGAACTTCCTTGGATAAGCAACTGCTGTACACCGAGTGGTTAAGATTTTGTAGCCCCAGATTGTGGTCACTGATCAGCGCATTTTAATGTTTGGAACTGTCATAATGTCGAGTATGCATATGATTTCTCACAGATTACCTATGTAAGCCCAGAATTCTTCGAGGAACTATTAGTGGAATTGTCAGTGTTGATCCAGTGTTGACAATGTAATACTGCGAGCATTTGTGTTCAAGGAAGGGAAATGGCTATATGTTACATCATTTTAGTTGAAGCATTACATGGATGAGGAATCGTTCGCTATGATGGaaatattatttttattgaTAGGAGAAGCAGAAGTGTACGTCTATTTTTATTCCTCCATTCCTAATTATTGGTTGATTTGATATTTCTAGGTGCATAGTTtttattactccctccattccaaattataagttatttcaagaattttggagagtcaaacaatctcaaagtttgaccaaaattatatagagaaatataaaaatttatgacattaaataggtgcaatatgaaaatatagctaacaaagaatctaatgatacttaattagtatcataaatgttattatcttgtcatataaatttgatcaaatttgaaaaattttgactctccaagatttttggaatgacttataatttggagcggagggagtatataactaaatatatattatgTCTAGATATATAGTAAAAGCTATGTACCTATAAATAACAAGATGACTTATCATTTTAGTCCTAAAGGAATGCAATCCAATCAAGTTAATGTCTCAAATTTAAATGGAGAATCTTTTTAAGCACTGCCCATTGGGAGGTTTTGATCTCTTGTAAACCACTTAACAAAGATTTCAAATTGCATTACCAATGATCTGCTCTATTATCCATGaccaacaaggcaacaacagtTCAGGGGGTTGCCGTGTTCGGCGGTCCAGAACTCACCATCTTGTTCCAGCACCGCAATGTGCTCCGGCGCCAGCGCCACCTCCACGTTGACGCTGCCGCCACCCTCGCACACTGGGAACAACACCACCCTCCCGTTGTACTTGGCCGCCCTGCCGCTCCGTGCCGCCAGCGGCTTTCCGCCACCCGAATTAAGTCGCAACTCTACACGTCCACCAGCTGCTATCTTTAAAGAAAAGTTCATATCTTgtcattcttttttttcaagTTTCGCACGATTATTATTTCTCGTTTTGCACATTGCAGTAGAATATTTTGCACGATCATAATCACATCCTTGGCCGTCAACACACACTTGAACTTGTCGACTACATTGTGCTTGTTGATCGGTTCTTTAATCTTTCATCATTGAGAGTTGACTCGTTGACCCGTCACGACGTTAGCCATCTCGCGATGGACACACTAACACCCGGATATACTAGGGGTGCAAATGGATGAATCCGGtgaaacaaaattttgaattaaaagaGTTAAAGATGTGCTTAAATCCCTAAATCCCTAAAGTATATCATAATAATTGGTTTACACACGCGAGGACACTCCTGCTACTGCCAATTCTATTCATTTTTCTAGGCTCTCAATCTCTCATCATGAACCCTGCAAACCTAGAACGCGTCAACTGGATACTACTGGGTGCGGTGAG from Panicum virgatum strain AP13 chromosome 9K, P.virgatum_v5, whole genome shotgun sequence encodes:
- the LOC120650916 gene encoding dolichyl-diphosphooligosaccharide--protein glycosyltransferase subunit DAD1-like — translated: MPRATGDAKLLIQSLNKAYAATPTNLKIIDLYVICALATAMIQVAYMGLVGSFPFNSFLSGVLSCIGSAVLAVCLRIQVNKDNKEFKDLPPERAFADFVLCNLVLHLVIMNFLG